One Dermacentor silvarum isolate Dsil-2018 chromosome 10, BIME_Dsil_1.4, whole genome shotgun sequence genomic window carries:
- the LOC125939673 gene encoding phosphate-regulating neutral endopeptidase PHEX-like, translating to MVAGGPRLPLRHHYTTRPAETKVQETHGHRGLWVLASIATFVVIGVVVVLVSRWTSVTEKRRLELCNSPVCDKYARHILLKVNRSLDPCNDFSEYACSAWNPPWIRADYATSSDTQLIRAWFDGFGDLLMNASKHGFAVADGPAAMLRACLEHTTKAGVPGIQELRELMASVHLNWPDPPDDDASPLGVLLQLAYNFGVRTWFTVRVYWRDTSHISTVHLSPADTISFAVKHHRRVMTSKAYELLWQAFYGRFQEFGNGSSSPDDAAIESSAVMQTFILEHIFEAKTKATGGPACFVMAALDTYTANISSEEWVTEINKMIPGAHVSASGNISVSDLAVLEAIDAIFKSFTRRDIMDFLGWQMAQLYGPLVDPVLSNAYFGDGEHTATYLPHVCASQVEASYPGLPAALHYLTSLDRSARNAVKMTLESVASTTAALVEGVSWLDAATKAAATAKLRSAKVRLWPPSWILEKEALTRIYSHFPVNATSLVDFLKLSRRTIRKLIKSEPEFEEVLSSPLSGSLPYFSYDQALNEVSISAGAVQFPLFVPGGTPVMNYAGLGFSFALQFVRSLDSVSRTVSADGLCTKIDDGKFSSFTAALQQRSSCLAPAYNGSFFPEVVALEATHAAFVNTVGGAHDGERLVKEFSNEQTFYIALCYFQCGRQGGPRNFFNGCNKAVMHFPDFADAFRCPAGSRMYPSGSCRLF from the exons ATGGTAGCTGGCGG TCCACGATTGCCTCTACGTCACCATTACACCACACGACCTGCGGAGACGAAGGTGCAGGAAACGCACGGCCACCGGGGACTGTGGGTCTTGGCTTCCATAGCTACGTTCGTGGTCATCGGCGTGGTGGTGGTCCTCGTGTCGAGATGGACCTCGGTCACGGAAAAGCGACGCCTTGAGCTCTGCAACTCTCCAGTTTGTGACAAATACGCTCGGCATATCCTACTGAAG GTGAACCGATCTCTGGATCCCTGCAACGACTTCAGCGAATACGCCTGCTCGGCCTGGAATCCTCCGTGGATCAGGGCAGACTACGCCACGTCAAGCGACACGCAGCTCATACGTGCTTGGTTCGACGGCTTTGGCGACCTTCTAATGAACGCCTCAAAGCACGGATTCGCGGTCGCTGACGGGCCTGCTGCCATGCTACGGGCTTGCCTGGAGCACACCACTAAGGCGGGCGTACCAGGCATACAGGAGCTACGCGAGCTGATGGCGTCTGTCCACCTCAACTGGCCCGATCCGCCTGATGATGACGCCAGCCCGCTCGGAGTCCTGCTGCAGCTAGCCTATAATTTCGGG GTACGAACCTGGTTTACCGTCCGTGTGTACTGGCGTGACACCAGTCACATCAGTACTGTACATCTCAGCCCGGCCGACACCATCAGCTTTGCCGTGAAACACCACAGGCGTGTGATGACTTCGAAAGCGTACGAGCTTTTGTGGCAAGCTTTCTATGGTCGCTTCCAAGAATTCGGAAACGGAAGCAGTTCACCGGACGACGCTGCTATAGAGAGCTCCGCTGTGATGCAGACCTTCATACTTGAGCACATCTTCGAGGCCAAGACAAAGGCGACAGGTGGTCCCGCTTGTTTTGTAATGGCCGCCCTGGATACGTACACAGCAAACATTTCATCCGAGGAATGGGTCACTGAGATAAACAAGATGATCCCTGGCGCCCACGTATCTGCTTCGGGCAACATAAGCGTAAGCGACCTTGCGGTTCTTGAAGCGATTGATGCTATCTTCAAGTCCTTCACTCGCCGCGACATTATGGATTTCTTGGGCTGGCAGATGGCACAGTTGTACGGCCCTCTGGTGGACCCGGTGCTGAGCAACGCGTACTTTGGAGACGGAGAGCACACCGCAACTTACCTGCCTCACGTTTGTGCCAGTCAGGTTGAGGCGTCGTATCCGGGCTTGCCGGCTGCGCTGCACTACCTAACGAGCCTCGACCGGTCAGCGCGGAATGCCGTCAAGATGACCCTGGAGAGTGTCGCAAGCACCACGGCTGCCCTAGTAGAAGGCGTCTCTTGGCTGGACGCGGCAACGAAGGCTGCAGCCACAGCTAAGCTTCGAAGCGCGAAAGTCCGTCTCTGGCCTCCTTCGTGGATCCTCGAAAAAGAAGCCCTAACTCGCATCTACTCCCACTTCCCGGTCAACGCCACTTCGTTGGTAGATTTCCTGAAGCTATCCCGAAGAACGATAAGGAAGCTCATTAAGTCTGAGCCCGAGTTCGAAGAAGTGCTTTCGAGTCCACTTAGTGGCTCGCTCCCTTACTTCAGCTACGACCAAGCCCTCAACGAGGTGTCCATATCGGCAGGCGCTGTCCAGTTCCCGCTGTTTGTGCCCGGTGGCACTCCAGTTATGAATTACGCGGGACTGGGCTTCTCGTTCGCGCTGCAGTTCGTGCGGTCTCTCGACAGCGTTAGCCGCACGGTGAGCGCTGATGGACTGTGCACAAAGATCGACGATGGCAAATTCTCATCGTTCACAGCTGCGCTTCAGCAGAGGTCTTCGTGTCTTGCACCAGCTTACAACGGCAGCTTCTTTCCAGAGGTGGTAGCCTTGGAGGCCACGCACGCAGCATTCGTCAACACTGTCGGCGGTGCCCATGACGGCGAGCGTCTCGTCAAGGAGTTCTCTAATGAGCAGACCTTCTACATCGCACTGTGCTACTTCCAGTGCGGCCGTCAGGGAGGCCCACGCAATTTCTTCAACGGATGCAATAAGGCGGTTATGCACTTCCCGGATTTCGCGGATGCCTTTAGGTGTCCTGCCGGGTCTCGCATGTACCCTAGCGGCAGCTGTCGCTTGTTCTGA